In Carya illinoinensis cultivar Pawnee chromosome 7, C.illinoinensisPawnee_v1, whole genome shotgun sequence, the following are encoded in one genomic region:
- the LOC122316003 gene encoding putative glucose-6-phosphate 1-epimerase, with protein sequence MSSEKGLSAPSATPSAPSFGPPTVELCKGVNGLDKLVLREPRGSSTEVYLYGCHVTSWKNDHGEELLFVSSKAVFKPPKAIRGGIPICFPQFSNLGSLEQHGFARNRLWAIDTDPPPFPTTTSSKTFVDLILKPSEDDLKIWPHSFEFRLRVALGPGGDLLLTSRIRNTSTDGKPFTFTFAYHTYFSVSDISEVRVEGLETLDYLDNLQNRERFTEQGDAITFESEVDKIYLSTPTKIAILDHEKKRTFVLRKDGLPDAVVWNPWDKKAKAMADFGDDEYKHMLCVEAAAVEKPITLKPGEEWKGRQELSAVPSSYCSGQLDPRKVLQGS encoded by the exons ATGAGTAGCGAAAAGGGTCTCTCTGCTCCATCGGCGACTCCATCGGCGCCTTCTTTCGGTCCTCCTACCGTTGAGCTCTGCAAGGGCGTTAATGGCCTCGACAAGCTCGTCCTCCGCGAGCCACGTGGTAGCTCCACCGAG GTGTATTTATATGGGTGCCATGTGACTTCTTGGAAGAATGACCATGGAGAGGAGTTGCTTTTTGTCAGTAGTAAG GCTGTTTTTAAGCCTCCAAAGGCAATTCGTGGAGGAATTCCAATATGCTTTCCTCAG TTTAGCAATCTCGGTTCTCTTGAGCAGCATGGGTTTGCAAGAAACAGGCTTTGGGCAATTGACACTGACCCACCTCCTTTTCCTACAACTACTTCCAGTAAGACTTTTGTTGATTTAATCCTTAAGCCTTCTGAAGATGATCTGAAGATTTGGCCTCACAG ttttgagttccGTCTGAGGGTAGCACTGGGCCCTGGAGGAGATCTGCTATTGACATCTCGCATCAGGAATACCAGCACTGATGGAAAGCCATTCACATTCACATTTGCatatcatacctatttctccgTTTCCGATATCAG TGAAGTTCGGGTAGAAGGACTGGAGACGTTGGATTATCTTGACAATTTGCAGAATAGGGAGCGTTTTACCGAACAAGGGGATGCGATAACATTTGAATCAGAA GTGGACAAGATATATCTTAGTACTCCTACGAAGATTGCTATTCTGGATCATGAAAAGAAGAGGACATTTGTACTACGCAAAGATGGACTTCCAGATGCTG TGGTGTGGAATCCCTGGGATAAGAAGGCAAAGGCTATGGCTGATTTTGGAGATGATGAGTACAAGCATATGCTGTGTGTGGAGGCTGCCGCCGTCGAGAAACCTATCACACTGAAACCTGGTGAGGAGTGGAAAGGAAGGCAGGAGCTTTCTGCTGTTCCTTCCAGTTACTGTAGTGGGCAACTCGATCCTCGGAAAGTTCTCCAGGGAAGCTGA
- the LOC122316004 gene encoding peroxidase 16-like: METRGLILLSSLLLPLLLTTTSAQLRSDFYKNTCPNVEALVRSAVTKKFQQTFVTVPATLRLFFHDCFVRGCDASVLLSSTNNAAEKDHPDDISLAGDGFDTVIKAKSAVDNDPQCTNKVSCADILTLATRDVVALAGGPSYTVELGRRDGRISTIGGVQNHLPHPDFNLDQLNAMFSSHGLTQTDVIALSGAHTVGFSHCSRFSKRIYRFSPQNRIDPTLNLAYALQLRQMCPLKVDPRIAINMDPTTPQTFDNAYYGNLQQGKGLFNSDQVLFTDTRSRPTVNLFASNNEAFKQAFASAITKLGRVGVKTGNQGEIRRDCTRVN; encoded by the exons ATGGAAACTCGCGGCCTCATTCTTTTGTCATCTTTGCTTCTTCCTCTCCTCCTAACTACTACTTCAGCTCAACTTAGAAGTGACTTCTACAAAAACACATGCCCCAATGTTGAAGCATTAGTCCGATCAGCTGTCACAAAGAAGTTCCAGCAGACCTTTGTGACTGTTCCAGCCACTCTTAGGCTCTTTTTCCACGACTGCTTTGTCCGG GGTTGTGATGCTTCAGTGTTACTTTCCTCGACAAACAATGCAGCAGAGAAGGATCACCCTGATGACATTTCTCTTGCTGGTGACGGATTTGACACTGTGATCAAAGCTAAGTCGGCCGTTGATAATGATCCTCAGTGCACAAACAAAGTTTCCTGTGCTGATATACTAACTCTGGCCACTAGAGATGTGGTAGCATTG GCAGGTGGGCCATCTTACACAGTCGAATTGGGGAGACGTGATGGGAGAATATCTACTATTGGGGGCGTTCAAAACCATCTTCCTCATCCTGATTTCAATTTAGATCAGCTCAATGCCATGTTTAGTTCACACGGTCTCACCCAGACAGATGTTATTGCATTATCAG GTGCGCACACAGTTGGGTTCTCTCATTGCAGCCGTTTCTCCAAACGAATATACAGATTCAGCCCTCAAAACCGGATTGACCCGACACTAAATTTAGCCTATGCTTTACAACTAAGACAGATGTGTCCATTAAAAGTTGACCCCAGAATCGCCATTAATATGGACCCAACCACACCTCAGACATTCGACAATGCCTACTACGGAAATCTTCAGCAAGGAAAAGGTCTCTTCAACTCTGATCAAGTATTGTTTACAGATACAAGGTCCAGACCCACTGTCAACTTATTTGCATCAAACAATGAAGCTTTTAAACAGGCCTTCGCAAGTGCTATCACAAAACTAGGCAGAGTAGGCGTTAAGACTGGAAATCAAGGTGAGATTCGACGTGATTGCACGAGGGTGAACTAG